A stretch of Acropora palmata chromosome 9, jaAcrPala1.3, whole genome shotgun sequence DNA encodes these proteins:
- the LOC141891504 gene encoding DDB1- and CUL4-associated factor 8-like, with product MERTANPFVSNLQHRQLGILSPMNFSRQTSGSCGLVKRLSLHNKLEHHEGCVNTLHFNMSGDLLASGSDDLDIVIWDWAKGKKKIAYESGHTSNVFQAKFMPYTDTTIVSCARDGKVRVGFLHPSSGEGCKSTKCLAQHKGAAHKLCIQPDSACEFLTCGEDGAVFHADLRDDKAHKLFSCRAEHKRVPLYTIFTNPQNIYEFAVGGRDQFARVYDRRKLPEDNKADVEPIKKYCPHHLMEGSDVYANITCLVYSYNGTELLVSYNDENIYLFDSYSSSEAEYVKTYKGHRNNATVKGVNFYGPQSEYIVSGSDCSHIFLWDKQTEEVVQFLQGDNTGVVNCLEPHPHAPFLATSGLDHDIKLWLPTAEQPTDLDGLENVIRDNDRDREEDRQRPHDPISEHLLWLMMNHIRRRQSRNENGDPDSDDSDLTDDEDDDNDDEDGEFGNRVQCSPS from the exons ATGGAAAGAACAGCGAACCCTTTTGTTTCCAACTTGCAACATCGTCAGCTGGGCATCCTTTCGCCGATGAATTTCTCCAGACAAACTTCAGGTTCTTGTGGACTTGTCAAACGATTATCTCTCCATAACAAACTGGAGCACCATGAGGGATGTGTGAACACACTTCATTTCAACATGTCGGGAGATCTTTTGGCTTCTGGTAGCGACGATCTTGATATTGTAATATGGGATTGGGctaaagggaaaaagaaaatagcatATGAAAGTGGTCACACAAGTAATGTTTTTCAG GCGAAGTTTATGCCTTACACAGACACCACGATAGTGAGCTGTGCCAGAGATGGGAAG GTGCGTGTGGGATTTCTTCACCCTTCATCAGGAGAAGGTTGCAAGAGCACAAAGTGTCTTGCTCAGCACAAAGGAGCTGCTCAtaag CTTTGTATACAGCCTGATTCAGCCTGTGAGTTTCTTACCTGTGGAGAAGATGGTGCAGTATTTCATGCTGATCTCAGGGATGACAAAGCACACAA GCTTTTTTCTTGCCGTGCTGAACACAAAAGAGTTCCTCTGTACACAATTTTTACCAACCCTCAAAATATCTATGAGTTTGCAGTTGGTGGGAGAGACCAGTTTGCAAG AGTGTATGATAGAAGAAAGTTACCAGAG GACAATAAAGCTGATGTTGAACCCATTAAAAAGTATTGTCCTCACCACCTG ATGGAAGGAAGTGATGTCTATGCAAATATTACATGTCTTGTTTACTCTTATAATGGAACAG AGCTACTTGTTAGTTACAACGATGAGAACATCTATCTGTTTGACTCATACTCAAG ttcagAAGCTGAGTACGTCAAAACATACAAAGGCCACAGAAATAATGCCACtg TCAAGGGTGTCAACTTTTATGGCCCACAAAGTGAGTACATAGTAAGTGGAAGCGATTGTAGCCATATTTTCTTATGGGACAAACAGACGGAAGAGGTTGTACAGTTTCTACAGGGAGATAACACTGGAGTG GTGAATTGTCTAGAGCCTCACCCACACGCTCCTTTTCTGGCAACCAGCGGCCTTGACCACGACATCAAGCTGTGGTTACCAACAGCAGAACAACCCACAGATTTGGATGGTCTGGAAAAT GTGATCAGGGATAACGATCGAGATAGGGAAGAAGACAGACAACGTCCTCACGACCCAATTAGTGAACACCTTCTGTGGCTGATGATGAACCACATCAGGAGACGTCAG TCGCGAAACGAGAATGGTGATCCAGACAGCGACGACAGTGACCTTACCGACGACGAAGATGACGACAACGATGACGAGGATGGTGAATTCGGAAACCGAGTGCAGTGCAGTCCATCTTGA